AGCGCAGTCTGATGACATGCTCATTGCATCACGGCAGTGCAGGGCAGAGGGAGAGGCAGTAGCAGTGCAAGTGTGGAGGAAGTTGGTTGCAAGTCGACGTGGGGAGGGCCCCGTGTTCTgacagagagagagaggggtCTGCCGTCGCCTTGAGGAAGTTGATGGTTCAGGTGATCGGGCTAGGTGTGGGAGCATCCAACTGGTCCACTTACTGTTGCTGGAGGATCGAAGAAGCGGGAAAGCGGAAAGGAGTGAGTTTGGGTTGGCGTGCCAAGAACAGGACCTTGTGTCGATCTGCAGATCAGAAGGAGCCACGTCCCATTTCTCAATGTCCTTCTCTACTGTGCTATTAGCAGAGTTCAGGCGTCAGCTCACTCAGGATGGGGGGACAGGCGCCCCGCGACCCTCTCTGGCGCGGAGCTCCGGTTTCCTGCCTGCAACCATTGAATGACCGACCCTGCATCCGCGCCGTGTCCGTCACCACCCAAGTGGCTGTCAGCATCAGCTCTGAGGATCTCAGGTTTGGTTGGTTTAGTTTGTTTCGTTtcgtctcggtctcgtGGCAGTGGCGAATCTAGTCTGCGTTAGCTGCGTTGGGGGCGTTGATCGGACCAACAAGTCCACCGCTTAGCCAGCACCGTCCTTGACACTCGTCGGGTTACCCTCCTTCAAAGTAACTGCGGTATGTATTACAGCGCTCTTGGTTGTTCGTTGTTGGTTGCTCTCAGCCTACGTACGCATGTAGTTACATGCGAGCATCGCACTGCCCGTAGTCGAGCCACGTGGTCGATGCACCGCTTCAAAGATGAGGCGCAGCTTTGTACCTGAGGGACCTTTTACCCCTTACTTTACTGAGGGTGACCTGGGTGCTGGGCGGGTGGCTTGACTTTGAGTGAGGCATCGTTTAGTCCTGCATTTCACCCTTCGTTCTGAACGCGTCTCGCCGTTGTACCTCAGCAACCTCCGTCCCCGCCTACAAAGCCTTTCCTACATCCACCAACCAACCCCAAAGCATCCCTTCCAACCCCGATCCCGATGACAACACCAGATCCAACTCACTCTCACAACTACAACAACCACGTCTATCCCACAACCACTACACCCCCACTCGCTCAGCAACCCAGAATCTCAGCCGACCGACCCACCACATTGCACACACCCGCCCACACCTTCCAGGTCCCTTCTCTTACCGTCACGTCCCCGGGCGACACAAAGACCCCGCACACCTCAAATCAGCCGCCCTcgatcgacgacgacgacgacatggcAAAAggctcgacgtcgctcATTGACCCACGGTACTGCTGTTGTGGTATGTGCTTTTCTTGATATTGGGGTCAAAGCGCAATGAGATGCAATCAAGAACGCAAGCTAACAGGCAGCGGTACCGATGGTCAATTCGGGCATCTACGCGATTATCGCAGAGCAAGCGGTGCGGATACAAGACAAGAAtaagctgaccccaggccgtcgccatcgcaACTGCCGTGCTATGCTTTGTCGCACCGAGTGGTGAGTGTGTGCGCGAGGCCCAAGCTCGTCTTCCGGGTTTGACCCGGCTTGCTGCGTTGGCCACCTCGATCGGACGAGTTAACCCTCAGTGCCGGGCGTCGCAACACCGCCATTCGTGACGTACATTCTCGCCATCGTGTGTCTCGTCGGATTAGCTGTACAGCCCGTAGGCTTTGTGGGCGCTTTCCGCGTGCGTCATGCTTTTGATATTCCGCATCGCATCGCTTCGCTGACAGGCAGGAGAAGACCAAGACGTTCCGCATCTACAGTGCGATAAATGGCATCATCACGCTAGTCGCGTTCATTGTTGCGGCagccatcatcatcatctcggCGGTCCGGCATGATGCTGCCATGGCAAAATGCATCAAGGATTATTTCACGCCATCGGCTACGGCGAGCCAGCAAGCCCAACAGACGTTGACCGAGGAGAGCGGGCTGCTGTGCAACGCATTCACGTGGGCCGACGTCGGGCTCATGGGCGGCCTGTGGGTCATCTTAGCCCTCACGCAGTCGTACTTCGTCTACTGCACGCGCAAGTACGGCGTGAGCCAGGTCAAGGACCACAAGCTCTACCACTCGGTGTACAGCGAGAACCCCGAGGCGTTCACCATGAGCATTCTCCAGAGCAAGCGCTACAACGGAACCGACAGTGTCATGTGGACAAACTCGATGGCGGCACCTAGCGGACCACGCGGAGATGACTGGGACGCGCGCCCGAGCTACGAGAGCGGTCGGCACGAGCCGGGCCCAgacgctggcggcgcgtaCTACAACCACGCGCGCGGGTACACggacggccgcgaggagtACAGCTACGGCGACACCCCCGCAGGCCCGTCTAACCCGTACGCGTTCAATGCGCCGGGCGGCGGTTACGTCGACCCCGTTAACCCGGCTACCATGCCCGGCGCAAACAAGGTCTAGACCAGTATTCCCTATCCAAAGTACGATACCACGGAGGCGCAGAGGTCGGTAGCAAGTCTGCCGTGGCAATAAGCGAGCCCGGTAGCAGAGGACACTGGATACATGTTTGTGGTTAACGGCCAGATTTGTCATGCATGTGTGAGCATTGGTGGCGGGTGTGGGCTGGTGGAGCAGTGGTTGGAAAGGAGGGCGCAGGCAAAGCAAAAATACCAAGCTGGTCGTGCGATGTGCACAGTAGTGCTTCCCCAGTTGACCCGTCCACCATCACTAGCTGACCGCGCCCAGTAGGCGCTTGGGCTCTTCCTTATCTTGGGGCCCGTTCAAGCTGAACAATGCATCACCTGCTCCCCTTCACATACCTACAtcccctcgccgacctacatcgcctcgccgagcaaCAGATCGaacctcccacctccccctcctcctcctcctgtACCCTTCGTCTccaccttcttctccttcttcttcttcttcgggGACACAGCGACGGCCAGCGCGTCCTTGGTCCCATCAAGCACAGCCGCGATTGTACGATGCAACTCATGTTCCCAAGTCGGGCTCCATCGCCACCCACTCCCGCGGGCCGGCTCAACCCCGCCCAGCAAAGAGTGTAAAGCAGACCCCGAGACGAACACGTATGGCGTGAGGTGTGTCAGgtcctccccctcatcaggggtgaggaggagcgcctgcGCCAACGCCAGCGTGTCGAGCAATGCCGCTGAGAATTGTGAAACTAGCTCTGCATTCCGGTTCGTCAGGAGGGGATAGTTGTCGTCCCCTACACTCGATTTGACGGACacagcgtcgtcgtcttcctcgtcctcgtcctcgtcccaaCCGTGCATGCATCCaatggcggcgcgggccaCGGAttcgagctcggcacgacgccagcggcgaCCGGCAAGGCCGTTTGGATCCGACTCAGCCGAGGAGAGGACACATATCCGCAGCGCGCAAGCTAGTGGTTGTAATTTTGTAGGGAGGGAGGCAATGGCGGGATTGGCGCCCAGAGCGTCGAGATACGCTTCTAGTCGTTTCTCAAGGGGCTCGAGGCATAGTGGACCCTTGTCATCTTCGGGTGGggggagctcgagctcgcgcccGCCGACACGCGTGCTGCTCCCCTGCCGCAGGTACTCGGTCACGACACGGCGCGGCGaaacctcctcctccggcACTTTGGCCGCGGGTTTCGGGCCCGGGttcgcctcggcctcgacttcCAGTTgttcctccccttcctcttgGACCTCGGACGACTGGATCGACAGTCCACCAAGTAGCTCGGCGGCTTCGGGGTCCTGCCTCGCCACGTCGAGTTCCTGGTCGCTTGGACCTGACCAACGCAATCCCAATGCCGCATCGACGATGGCGTATGTCACCCGTCGCGCTGCGGTCGGTATCCTCCctgcccgcgccgagggACCGGATGGAttctcgaggacgcccCACAAATACACCCTGTCGGGGTGTAACCACGCAGACGTAACGAGGTTGAGGTGTCCCCTCCTCTGGGCGGCCGCGTACGCCTCCGGCGCTCCGGTCTTTGGTaactcgccctcgacagGGGTAGCGACGCGCGACGTGCGCGCTGCGCACCCGccatcgagctcgccgcAGAACGGATACACCTCACAGCACACGGGCGTAGGAAGAACGTACTGAATCGTAGAGTTGACAACGGCCTCTACTgtctcggcgagctcgcgctcatcgACATAAGGCCGGATATGGAGTTTACGCACGAcccgcgcgacgagctcataTGCCGTATCCGCCGTATGGGAGCCTGGTCGGGCCTGTGTTTCGCGCAAAATACGCGCGATGCGGTCGATACGGTCACTGAACTTGCCGGTACCCatgcccgcgccgcccgagtAGTCGTTCCCCGCCAAACTCGCCAGCAGAGGAAGCATGGTAGTCGGCAGGCGAAGGCGACGCGCTAAGGCGACACTCGTGAAGGCGGGAAGGATTAGCGTTGCCCCAGATGTgcggggaaggaggcgggacgcggaccgcgcgcgcccCTTCTTACGTCCAGAAACAGTCGTGAAGCCCCCTCCATTattctcggcgtcggcgtcgggggcggcctcgacccATTCCATCAGGTCGAGGGGGATGTATCCCTTCATCTCGGCCGCCGATCCGAGGATAACAAAGTCCGTGTCCTTTCCCAGGACGTATCCCCCAATCGAGGCCGCGAGAACGACGCATTCGCCATCAGCCTCACCTCGGGGAACAAAGTGCGtctcgaccttgaggcTGGCAAGTGCGGCAGCAAAGGTGTGGCTGGTAAATGGCGGCAATAGAGAATATCCCTTCTGTCCCACCGGTGAAGAACGGCTCTCCGGTCGAGTAGTGTAGAACAGTCTGGCGGTTTCGACGCCCTGCTGCATCCGCCCCAGTAGGGTATTGTGTTTCTCGGGAGGCGACGCGCCATCAAACACGAAGATAGGCTCGATCCCGACCGTTCGCCAAGCACGTACGAGGCGCCGGACTAGCCTATAGAACTGGAAATACTCACCGCCGCTCGCACACGGCAGCGCGTCAAGGTACAGGTGGTAGATGATGCTGCGTGAGCTCGGTTGTGAATGAATGGACTCACCCCCACGCATCGACAAcgagcgggagcggcgggCGGGTGCTCGCCCCGTCTGGGTCCAGTACGATCGAGCGGCATAGGCTCTGCCGGTTCTCCTTGAGGAAGGTCTGGAGGCCGTGAACGCCCATGGCTAGTTGGTGATGCTGGTGATTGTCGAGTTGAAGAGATTTCGTCAGCGTTTTAGTCCGGTGGAGgtcaaggtggaggtcggggtggaggtggcgcTGTGCGTGATAATTgctgccaaggccaacGACCACCCAAAGTTTGGTAGTGAACGGGTCAGTCTGCAAGCATGCATGGGAATAACGGCCTTGACATGGCTTGAGCGTGTATGCAGATCCTAGATATGCTAATATCGGATGTTCCGGCTGCTCTCATCAGTTGTGCATTACGGTGACTGCCTTCTCTCCACGACGCTGCCTGAAATACCGCGAAACAAAGCCGCGGTTTCTTCGCacctcccttcccttcacCCTTCCAACAATCAAAAAGCAATTCTCGGAGACACGCTCCAAGCTTTCGTATACATCAGGAGGGAGTCGAACCCCCGCCGAACGCATGGCAAGCGTCCATGATACCGTTTCACCACTGATGTAGGCGATGCTGTTGTGAGTTTTTCCATGGACTGATATCGCGAGTGCGGAGTGCTAGGCCGCCCATGTCACTTATCTACTCCTCTTCCATTCAAAACACTGAGGGATAACGGTAACTTGACATGTGGAAGTTGCAAGTTGCAATTTGTGAGTGCCACAGTCTGGACACGGTAGCCCACGCACTACAGCCGAGCCCCAACTTGTTAACAGTACTCGTACGGCACAGAGTGGGTGTATGTTTTCCAATCGACATTCTGGTCTAGTGCACAAATACGGCTCTAACTAGGCCCTAAACGGGTGTACGGGGAGTGGCGCCAATGAGTATTGGCGTGCAGGCATTGTCAGCGCGTTTACTGCTAACAAAGCTTGAAACTGGGATGGTTCTCCCGTCGCTGCGTTACCAATACATGGCTCTGGTGATAACCAGAGCAGGTCAGCTTCATAATTTCGTACATACAAGCGCTGTACCCGTATCCATCCGGTCGCAACAAGTCAAGCTTGGCGAATACAATACACCAACGTGGCAATGCATTATTATGTATTCTTGTGACCAAGCCGTTCCTTCCGAGTATGGGTATATACCCTGCTGTTTATAACCTATCGGCCGAGCCGGCATGAAACTCCAACCTCCAACCTTCGGATGACACTGCCACATTGACATCTCTGCTCCGCAACGCCAGACCCAAATCGTCCCactctccccctcccacgTACCTCGGACATTCCGCACGACCGCACTTGGCTTAGACAACCACCAAACCACGTAGAATCGCCCCAGGGAAAAGAGGGGTGTCTCAGAACTCGTTCAAGGTAAGAATACGAAATTCAGCTCGGCCACTTAGCTCAGCTGGTTAGAGCGCATGCTTAACACGAGCACCAGTCTTCAACGACTGCGTCGAGTTACGCatgaggtcggcggttCGATTCCGCCAGAGGTCATCGCTTTTGCACTGGGTCGCCTGGATATGTATGCATGCGGTTATTGTTTTGGCCTAACGGAGGGGGATGGCGTgggggaggttggagaaCGGCCTGGTTTGGCTGTTTGGCGGAGGTGTGGCACTGGAGTGTGACGATTTCGGCACTGCGATCGTCATCTGCCCCCTTCACGTAGGCATATGTGCTCACGCGGAGAACCCTGTCCCGCATGGAGCACACACTGGATGTCTTTAGGTGATCGTCTGATGTTGTCCACCAGACGCAACACCATCACGCACTCAAACCCCGCTCCAGCCCATCATCACCTGGTCCCGAAAAAAGAGAGcctgagctcgagcagctgaTAGACGCGCTCATCGACCCCTGTGCGACTTGAACACACGACCGTCAGGAAACTTCATCGAAGGATGCTATTCCACATTGGAATCTGACACTCTACCAACTGAGTTAAGGAGTCGTTGGTGATTGTTGATTCTGGAACCTCGTTTTCTGCAAAGCGGTAGGTTTTTGCCATCACCGTTTACTCTCCAGATCGACTCTTGCTGTCAAGGGGTTGGAAGTCTGTCTTTAATGTTTTAACGGAGGTCAGTTCTCGTTCAATTCTCTGGTTTTCGGATGTTCAAGTTTTGACCGCATCATCCATCGACTCTGCCAAGGGAAGGCACCGTCGTTTGCGGTACCGAATGCGATACCGAACGCGATAccaggagcaggagaaCGACGATCCTTAAGGGGGTATCAGCGCCAGAGCCCTTGGTAACGGGCaggcgaggatgccgaggaggatggcgtAACTACCGGATAACGGCGGCCTTCGTCTCCTTCTCGTTTCCGGCTCCCCTGCTCAGTTCCTCTCATTGAAGCGCGGGGGGTGTTTGGAGGTTCTGACTAATAATCCATGCTGTTGTGAGGGAGAACGCATTAGCTGGTGAACGTTCCATGTTCCCAAGGCGGTCGTCATCACACTTTGTGGCAGCACCTTTACATCGCCCACCAACTACAGGCCTTCGTATGCTCCATACTGGCGCAATTGGCTTACACGTCGACCTCTGTACACTCAGTCCGGCAAGCTCTAGACTTGGATCCAGTtaacctcctcgtccgtgtcGAAATCACGATACGCCAGATCGCCCGCCCAAACCACCCTCCTGTCATCGTTAGGACCGCCAGACATCCGTTCCTGGCCTCCTGTGCACGGACTTGCCAACACACAGATCAAAAGATGGAGCTGCGCTGTGCTTCCCCCTAGCCGACTTGAACGACtgacctcgtcatcgaTTCTCTCTCGCTTGACAAGCTGAATACTAGTGACGCGCTCTACCACTGAGCTAAGAGGGAGACGCTGGTAAAGTGATGTTGGCTGACCATTTGAGGCGCGGTTTGCAGACGTAGCTGGGCGATTTGGACTTGTATGGACTGCGCGGTCTTCCTGTCGCGATTGCCAGAGAAGCCTAGAAGACCTCCCAAGACAAGAGGAGAACCGTGACGAGGTATTTTCCACAGCTTTCGCTTCATCGTCATCGCGACTTGCCGTCGCCACTGATATGAAAGCTTACTGCGTTTATTGTCATGGGGATTTGCTCTGTCCTCCCTGGGCTACACACCACATGGAAGCTAGAAGGTTACAAGATCTAGATTCAGTGATCCTACGGCAATTACCACGAAGTGGCGCCAAGTTACTGTGTGACGGACCGTCCGAGAAGATACAGTCCCCAGCACGTCATGTGACTCTGCCACACTCGCGCAGGGAGGCCGGCCCCCGTTTCCTTTGTGCTCAGGAGTCCAAGTGGGCCTTATACTGGCTCAGCTGAGGATTGGGGCATAGTTACCTTACTTGCGTAGGAGACTGCATCTGTCTTGACGAGCAGTCGAACCTCGCGAAGCAGACGACCAACCTCAAGACAAACTGGACCAAACTAGCCCCTGAACAAAGGAAGAAGCGGCCAGATGCTCAAGAACAGTGCCGTCAACAGTGTCAACACGGCCAAGACCCGGTGGAAGACCTCCAGATTTCCGCGCTGACGCACCACTACTCCAATAGATTGCAGCAAGATAGTCGACGCCTGCAGACCACTCTACTATTGTAAGCCGTTGCACCCGTCACCTTCAGTCCTCTCCAAAGGCTCGACAGATCACACCCACACTGGGACAGTGTAACACCCTCCTGCAACTTACCCAGGACAAAAAGTACGAATGCCGTGCTAGACTCCTTAACTCAGTTGGTAGAGTGTCAGATTCCAATGCGGAATAGCATCCTTCGATGAAGTTTCCTGACGGTCGTGTGTTCAAGTCGCACAGGGGTCGAAACAGAGCATCCGCTAGTTCAGAGGGCTACAGGATATCTTTTGCTGGGCTCCAGGAGCAGCGAGAATGTTTTGGGAGAGAGTGCGCTGTGATGGGATGAAGTGGATGCGGACCGTGCGGGGTGGTTTTGGCGTGCGGTAAGAGAATTACGCATCAGGCCATGATGCTGAAGCACATGTAAGGTCAATATTGCCTACGCATGTACACAGGTATCCCGGAAATATGAAAGCAGCGCGCCAAAGCGACAGGATGAGTATGCGTGGCAGGTTGACATTACAGCTGTGGCATTACCACTCCGACACAACGGTATTGAGGTGCCTGGTTGCGAGCGGAATCAAATCCTGACCTCCACCCGACTGATGTCCATTTCGCCCGACGAACTCACTTGTTGACAACCCACCGCCATGGCCACAACACAACAGCCGCCCGCAGAGGGTGCGGCGAACGGCGCGCCCAGTGGTCCGCCGACGCTGTCGACTATTACTAGTCTCCCGCCTCTCCCGCATCCGCTGCATCCGCGCGGCCAGAGCAACACCGAGGCCTTCCGGGTCATGCGCATGCTTGGCGAGAATGCGAGCAACGGTGTCGTCGGTGAGTCGGGTTTCATTCAGGACTCTTCATTGTGCCGACTTCCGGAGCGCAGCTGTCGTTTCCGTTCAGCTAATGCGTCAATGAGCTAAGCTGATCTCAGACTACCCCTACCCCTCGAACACCGAGTACCCGCTTCCGCCGCTGCCCCCAATCCCCGTCCCGACCGGCACctctcgacgccgtcgtgcCGAGCCAGTATCACACGCAGCCGTGCCCATTCCCGTCCCCCCGATCCCCGAGACATCCTACCTCTTCGGCCCGCACTCCCTCGAGTCGGCAGTCAAGGCGCACAACGAGGTCCATCCCCAGATTGGCATATCTATACATTACGACCGCAGCGCACTgctcgtccacctcggcggATTGGGATACATGTGGTGTCTTATACGCACGCTTGGTGCAAAAGACGCGGGCGATACCGGCGTGCTTGGGGCGAGATCGTTCCATAGCCGCGAGGCTAGAGTGAGCTCTCCACTGACAAACATAGTTGGCTGACTGAAGCCACCACCCATCCACGCCGTTGCGCCGCCGGGTCCGTCGCTCGTCTTCGGAGAACACCTGAAGAAGCTCCACCTTTCCGTGATTACGCTActccaccgcctcccgTACGAGGTTACACTCTTAGAGTCGCCGTGTTATCGGTGTGGCAAGTTCCTATCTGATATTGATGGCTTGCCTCTCAATGCGTCTGGGTGGATTCCGCCATCGCCCAAGTCAAGCGATGGCGTGAAGTTTAATGAGAAGGCtgatgaggagatggacgtTGATGGGGACGAAAAGAAGGAGGACAGGAtgggcgagaagaaggaggataagaaggaggacaagaaggacggggagaagaaggaggacaaggagggaGACAAGAACGGAGAGGCGAAGAAGCCCGAGacagaggaggatgacaagGAGGGTCGATGGGTCAAGTGGCATGCGTCATGTCGAGCACCATAAGGGGCGCCTGGCGACATATACGAATACAGTCACTGTTGTAATAGGTTACATATGGAGACAACAAGGACATGTAATAGGGGTTGCAGGGGCAATGCAGTTAGCGGAAGATGTGGTCATGCGACGGGCTTGAAGCCGGGCGGGAAGACCTGACGCGCATTGACGTTGATTCTGGCGGTCGAGATCCACCGCTTTACGGCAGCGAGAGTGGGAGAGTCGTCTTCTCGAGGACGCAAATGCGCAGGGAGCGAATCCTCCAATATCCTCGGAACGCCGTGATACGCCTGCCGTCCGCGACCAGACATGATGAGCACGTCACCAGAACGGAGTATGAGCGGGCGTGGCGGGTCGGCGCGGTCACCAGAGCCCAGGAGGAAGAGAGCCGCGTGGCCGagtctgctgtcagctgccgTTCCAACTTTAAGCTGACGAAATGGAGACGAGTGGCCTGCTGTTGTCCAGCTCGGAGCGGTCAACGTGCGCCATGAGCGTGTCGTTCAGCTGGTAGAAGTTGACGATGCCGGTGTCTGGCTCTGTCGTTAGCTCTCTACATCCCGGCAGCTACACACCGTAGTCCTCCGACCAGGCTGCAAAGTTAGGCGtgttctcggcctcggtgccGGCATACACCTGGTCCCAGGGGACGATGTTGACAACCTCGCGGCACTGCTTGGCCAGATCGGGCGGGAACGGGATCGGTGTGTCTGTCGAGAAGTCGTACGACTTGGTCGACCACTGCTGTAAGCTTGGCCAGTATCGTAGCTCACTTGGTACACCCATCCGAGGTTGGCCCAGCGTATCTCCTTCATGAGCGCCCCGACGCTCTTGGTCCCAGCCTTGAGACTCATCGCGTCGCCCGTCCACGTCGCGTTGCGgcgcttgacctcgtcaaaACCCATCGTGAACGCCGGCGCAGTTTCGATGAGTGGCCGCGTGCCAGCTGTCCGCTGCGCTTCCTCCGTGCGTGAGGCgcgctcatcctcatcgagctcgaggtggCGCGGCAGAACGGGTCTGTCGGGTGCAGAGGCGTACAGCTCAAACATGTTGATTGGGAGAGCGTAGTGCGTATCGAGACTCAGCGGATTAGGTGGGCGCGTGTACTCGGCCAACGACGCGGTGAGGAGCGCCTCTTGAGCCGCAGTATCAAAGTGGCCCGGTATCAACACGcagcctggtgtcagctgcctTCTTCATCGTAGCTACCCACCGTCGGAGACGACATAGCCTATCTTCCCATCAGCGAGACTGATAGAGCGTACGCCCTCCGCTTCGTGGTTTGGGTGCGGGgcccgctcgccgcgcgggCGTTCCTTCGTCTTTCGCGGCCTCTGGCCAGTGACGGGCGGCTCGTACGCTCGTCCCCACCAGCCTGCAAGCcacacctcgtcgtcctcacACGAGTCGGGGCGCGAGAGGTCGAGCACAGGCCTGCATAGGGCTGGTGGCACGTTGCGCAGCGCGGGCAGCGCGTGCGTCGCACGGTTCTTGAAGTGCTTCTCGGCCTGGCGGAACGCTGGGTGCGCGTTGGTCATAGAGACGGATGCGACAGTCAGTTCTGAAGAGAGGGAGAAAGGTCTTCTGGAGCCTGAGATGAGGATCGAGGGCGCTGAATGTGTAATAAGAGAATTCGGTTGAcaagaggagagaggggcggaggggggcggggggagaaggagaaaTGAAGTGGATGAAGAGCATAAAGCGGTATGAACGGACGGATCAGCACTCGAAATTCCTGATCGAAATGTTCAGGCCCGAGGCCTGGATTGCACCTCCCAGTCCAACGTGCTCCAACCACCGTCATCTCCTGTCTTCTAACAAGCAACAGCCTTTCAACAATTCAACAAGCGCGTGATAATAGCTACCTGTACGCGAGTGAGATGAAATCTGACCCCACCGGCGCTCTCCCAACGGCGCTCTCCCATAGTGAGAAGATTTCGAATTCTAGCCAACCACCCTCTACCGTATCGCGCAGTGTATAGCATCCCGCACGATGCAAAGTGCACCCTAGACAACAACGAGACGGTCGAGATTAGATCTTGACCTCACGGAGGCCGTCCTTCCAGAAGATAACTGATGTCAGTCCAGATGCGGCCTGCGAGCGCGCCCAGAGAAAACTCACGGTAGGGGGTGACGCCGTCCTCACGGTAGTTGAGGAGAGCAACCATGCCCTCGGTGTCCATCGACTCGCCGGTGTAGAACTCGTAGTCCTTGAAGTTGCCAATGATCTTCTTGGCGAAggcagcggcggccttCTCGAAGGGGGCAACACGCTCGGGCTTggtggcctcg
Above is a genomic segment from Cutaneotrichosporon cavernicola HIS019 DNA, chromosome: 1 containing:
- a CDS encoding uncharacterized protein (PIN domain-like protein); translation: MGVHGLQTFLKENRQSLCRSIVLDPDGASTRPPLPLVVDAWGIIYHLYLDALPCASGGEYFQFYRLVRRLVRAWRTVGIEPIFVFDGASPPEKHNTLLGRMQQGVETARLFYTTRPESRSSPVGQKGYSLLPPFTSHTFAAALASLKVETHFVPRGEADGECVVLAASIGGYVLGKDTDFVILGSAAEMKGYIPLDLMEWVEAAPDADAENNGGGFTTVSGRKKGRARSASRLLPRTSGATLILPAFTSVALARRLRLPTTMLPLLASLAGNDYSGGAGMGTGKFSDRIDRIARILRETQARPGSHTADTAYELVARVVRKLHIRPYVDERELAETVEAVVNSTIQYVLPTPVCCEVYPFCGELDGGCAARTSRVATPVEGELPKTGAPEAYAAAQRRGHLNLVTSAWLHPDRVYLWGVLENPSGPSARAGRIPTAARRVTYAIVDAALGLRWSGPSDQELDVARQDPEAAELLGGLSIQSSEVQEEGEEQLEVEAEANPGPKPAAKVPEEEVSPRRVVTEYLRQGSSTRVGGRELELPPPEDDKGPLCLEPLEKRLEAYLDALGANPAIASLPTKLQPLACALRICVLSSAESDPNGLAGRRWRRAELESVARAAIGCMHGWDEDEDEEDDDAVSVKSSVGDDNYPLLTNRNAELVSQFSAALLDTLALAQALLLTPDEGEDLTHLTPYVFVSGSALHSLLGGVEPARGSGWRWSPTWEHELHRTIAAVLDGTKDALAVAVSPKKKKKEKKVETKGTGGGGGGGGRFDLLLGEAM
- a CDS encoding uncharacterized protein (2OG-Fe(II) oxygenase superfamily) — translated: MTNAHPAFRQAEKHFKNRATHALPALRNVPPALCRPVLDLSRPDSCEDDEVWLAGWWGRAYEPPVTGQRPRKTKERPRGERAPHPNHEAEGVRSISLADGKIGYVVSDGCVLIPGHFDTAAQEALLTASLAEYTRPPNPLSLDTHYALPINMFELYASAPDRPVLPRHLELDEDERASRTEEAQRTAGTRPLIETAPAFTMGFDEVKRRNATWTGDAMSLKAGTKSVGALMKEIRWANLGWVYQWSTKSYDFSTDTPIPFPPDLAKQCREVVNIVPWDQVYAGTEAENTPNFAAWSEDYEPDTGIVNFYQLNDTLMAHVDRSELDNSRPLVSISLGHAALFLLGSGDRADPPRPLILRSGDVLIMSGRGRQAYHGVPRILEDSLPAHLRPREDDSPTLAAVKRWISTARINVNARQVFPPGFKPVA